The following are encoded together in the Lepidochelys kempii isolate rLepKem1 chromosome 7, rLepKem1.hap2, whole genome shotgun sequence genome:
- the TMF1 gene encoding TATA element modulatory factor isoform X5, giving the protein MSWFNASQLSSFAKQALSQAQKSIDRVLDIQAEESPWAQPVIPDRGGGTNSLTSGGWDTSTWGLNSNIEPQSPSISSPTAITKPVRRIVVDESENFFSAFLSTTDIQSIQQSPVVSKPPTKSQRPKEEVKSTLKESLCSSQPETLVETETEAKDSSASVLVDLENLDVPQEKLEESSALETDAKHEENTNKGTDDKVATPDLKVPEVAVNAKSNAGNDGPGSAPDSPAQSLTAETKVLGLESKEQKNEDRQSNTPSPPISTFSSGTSTTSDIEVLDHESVMSESSVSSRQEATESKSSLHLMQTSFQLLSTSACAEYNRLDDFQKLTESCSSSDAFERIDSFSVQSLDSRSVSEINSDDELSGRGCASASLTVSPLTTKTEMVDPMKNKSKEELNETLVHTEETEMEESGRSATPVNSEQPDVLIAAVQTDEGQTVKEEVLMHQQGAEKLPTANCEKEELCKMIDLLTEKLEKRETQLLSVSKEKASLEEAYDNLKDEMFRVKEESSSISSLKEEFTQRIADAEKKVQLACKERDAAKKEVKNVKEELATRLNCNETAELLKEKDEQIKGLMQEGEKLSKQQLHNSNIIKKLRMKEKENENTNTKQSKKIKELEEELQHLKQVLDGKEEVEKQHRENIKQLNSVVERQEKDLSRLQVDMEELEERNRSVQAALDSAYKELADLHKANATKDSEAQEAALSREMKAKEELGLALEKAQDEARQQQEALAIQVADLRLALQRAEQQAARKEDYLRQEISELQQRLQEAENRNQELSHSVTSATRPLLRQIENLQATLGAQTSSWEKLEKNLSDRLGESQALLAAAAERERAATEELLSNKIQVSSTESQNSLLRQENSRLQAQLEAERARLKKLENENNRYEVELENLKEECMKTLDEAKKEKTLLATQLEMEKMKVEQEKKRVIFVQETAKEKLLYFSKERKSFTLSTVETVSSTPTLSRSSSISGVDMAGLQASFLSQLCRVWMCKQWFCLALM; this is encoded by the exons GAACAAATTCCCTTACAAGTGGAGGATGGGATACTTCTACCTGGGGATTAAACTCAAATATAGAACCTCAAAGTCCGTCAATATCATCACCAACAGCAATCACCAAACCAGTTAGGAGGATAGTGGTGGATGAATCTGAGAATTTCTTCAGTGCCTTTCTCTCTACAACAGATATTCAGAGTATACAGCAGAGTCCAGTGGTGTCTAAACCTCCAACCAAATCACAGCGTCCCAAAGAAGAAGTGAAAAGCACTTTAAAGGAATCTCTATGCAGCAGTCAGCCAGAAACACTAGTAGAAACTGAGACCGAAGCAAAAGATTCCTCTGCATCTGTGCTAGTGGACTTGGAAAACCTTGATGTTCCCCAGGAAAAACTAGAAGAAAGTTCTGCACTTGAAACTGATGCTAAGCATGAAGAGAATACAAACAAAGGCACTGATGATAAGGTGGCGACTCCAGATCTCAAAGTACCGGAAGTTGCTGTTAATGCGAAATCTAATGCAGGAAATGATGGACCAGGAAGTGCTCCTGACAGCCCTGCACAATCTCTTACTGCAGAGACAAAGGTCTTGGGTTTGGAAAGTAAGGAACAGAAAAATGAGGACAGACAAAGCAACACACCTTCACCTCCTATTAGCACTTTCTCCTCAGGGACATCCACAACTAGTGATATTGAAGTTTTGGACCATGAAAGTGTAATGAGTGAGAGCTCGGTAAGTTCAAGACAAGAGGCTACAGAGTCAAAATCCAGTCTTCATCTCATGCAAACTTCCTTTCAGCTCTTATCAACATCTGCCTGTGCTGAGTATAATCGTTTAGATGACTTTCAGAAACTGACTGAGAGTTGCAGCTCCTCTGATGCTTTTGAAAGAATTGACTCATTTAGTGTGCAGTCATTAGACAGCCGAAGTGTAAGTGAAATCAATTCAGATGATGAATTATCAGGCAGAGGTTGTGCTTCAGCATCTCTCACAGTCAGCCCTTTAACAACAAAGACTGAGATGGTTGACCCcatgaaaaataaatctaaagAAGAATTGAATGAGACACTCGTACACACAGAGGAAACTGAAATGGAGGAAAGTGGGAGAAGTGCGACCCCTGTTAACTCTGAGCAACCAGATGTTTTGAttgctgctgtacaaacagatgAAGGACAGACTGTCAAAGAGGAGGTTCTGATGCACCAGCAAGGTGCTGAAAAGTTGCCTACAGCGAACTGCGAAAAGGAAGAGCTTTGCAAG ATGATTGATTTGTTAACTGAGAAGCTGGAGAAGAGGGAAACACAATTATTAAGTGTTAGTAAAGAGAAGGCAAGCCTGGAAGAAGCTTACGATAACCTGAAAGA TGAAATGTTTAGAGTGAAAGAAGAGAGCAGTAGCATTTCATCTCTTAAAGAGGAGTTTACTCAGCGAATAGCAGATGCTGAAAAGAAGGTCCAGCTAGCATGCAAAGAGAGAGATGCAGCTAAAAAG GAAGTAAAGAATGTTAAAGAAGAATTGGCAACTAGACTAAATTGTAATGAAACAGCTGAACTATTGAAGGAGAAGGATGAACAAATCAAAGGACTAATGCAAGAAG gagaaaagctTTCAAAACAGCAACTACACAATTCCAACATCATTAAGAAGTTAAGAATGAAggagaaggaaaatgaaaataCTAATACAAAACAGAGCAAAAAGATTAAGGAGTTAGAAGAGGAGTTGCAGCATTTAAAACAG GTGCTTGATGGCAAGGAGGAGGTTGAAAAGCAGCATCGAGAGAACATTAAACAACTGAACAGTGTGGTAGAGCGACAAGAGAAGGATCTCAGCAGACTTCAGGTCGACATGGAGGAGCTTGAAGAACGGAACCGAAGTGTTCAAGCAGCACTTGACAGCGCATACAA GGAACTTGCTGATCTTCACAAAGCTAATGCTACAAAGGATAGTGAAGCACAAGAAGCAGCATTAAGTCGTGAAATGAAAGCTAAGGAAGAACTTGGATTAGCTCTGGAGAAGGCCCAAGACGAGGCCCGCCAGCAGCAAGAGGCTTTAGCAATTCAG GTGGCAGACTTGAGACTGGCACTTCAGCGAGCTGAGCAGCAAGCAGCAAGAAAGGAGGACTATTTGCGCCAAGAAATCAGTGAATTACAACAG AGACTCCAAGAAGCAGAGAATCGGAACCAAGAACTGAGTCACAGTGTTACATCTGCCACCAGGCCACTTCTTCGGCAGATCGAAAATCTGCAAGCAACACTGGGAGCACAAACCTCTTCATGGGAAAAGTTAGAAAAGAACCTTTCTGACAGACTTG GTGAATCTCAAGCcctcctggcagcagcagctgagagAGAACGTGCTGCTACAGAAGAACTTCTTTCCAATAAAATTCAAGTGTCTTCCACTGAATCACAGAATAGCCTCTTGAGGCAGGAAAACAGTCGCCTTCAGGCTCAGCTAGAAGCAGAGAGAGCCAGACTCAAGAAActggaaaatgaaaacaatag ATATGAGGTTGAATTAGAAAACCTGAAAGAGGAGTGTATGAAAACTCTTGatgaagcaaagaaagaaaag ACGCTGTTAGCTACTCAACTGGAAATGGAGAAAATGAAAGTTgaacaagaaaaaaagagagtAATTTTTGTACAAGAAACAGCAAAGGAAAAG CTGTTGTATTTTTCAAAGGAGCGCAAGTCATTTACCTTATCAACAGTGGAAACTGTTTCGAGTACTCCAACATTGTCACGCTCAAGCTCTATAAGCGGAGTTGATATGGCAGGGCTTCAggcatccttcctctctcag